From Lawsonia intracellularis PHE/MN1-00, the proteins below share one genomic window:
- a CDS encoding transporter substrate-binding domain-containing protein, whose translation MKKLLIVLLAIIVCSYSYTHAKMEPLIEGVIKRGVLRVGFAPFLPWIIQNKDGEYVGFDIDIAKRLAQDLGVTLQLVPTRWTEIIPSLLANKFDIIISGATITLERNLQVNFSNPYHQTDIEVLANAKKVKGMKFPQDFNKPEVIVAIRNGSTVITPAKQLLPKASFRLFDDEVASIKDVESGQSHILLASAPLPAIQAINSNGNLIRLDTLPITHQSVGFAIKKGDPDSLNILNNWIKFIENEGWLSERKNYWFNSLKWKNEVI comes from the coding sequence ATGAAAAAACTTCTTATAGTATTATTAGCTATTATAGTATGTTCTTATAGCTATACTCATGCAAAGATGGAACCTCTTATAGAAGGTGTCATCAAACGTGGTGTGCTTCGTGTAGGATTTGCTCCTTTTTTACCATGGATTATACAAAATAAAGATGGTGAATACGTAGGATTTGATATTGATATCGCTAAAAGACTTGCTCAAGATTTAGGTGTAACCTTACAACTAGTTCCAACAAGATGGACAGAAATTATCCCATCTCTACTTGCAAACAAATTTGATATAATCATTAGTGGGGCTACGATAACTCTTGAACGTAATCTTCAAGTCAATTTTTCTAACCCATACCATCAAACAGATATTGAAGTCCTGGCTAATGCAAAAAAAGTTAAAGGGATGAAGTTTCCACAAGACTTTAATAAACCTGAAGTTATAGTTGCTATACGTAATGGTAGTACAGTTATTACTCCTGCAAAGCAACTTCTTCCTAAAGCATCTTTTAGACTCTTTGATGATGAAGTTGCATCTATAAAAGATGTAGAATCTGGACAATCACATATATTATTAGCTTCAGCACCATTACCAGCGATTCAAGCTATAAACTCAAATGGCAACCTTATTCGTTTAGATACACTCCCCATTACTCATCAATCTGTAGGATTTGCAATAAAGAAGGGAGATCCAGATAGCCTTAACATATTAAATAATTGGATTAAATTCATAGAAAATGAAGGTTGGCTTAGCGAAAGAAAAAACTATTGGTTTAATTCTCTAAAGTGGAAAAATGAAGTTATATGA
- a CDS encoding metal-dependent hydrolase, whose amino-acid sequence MKWFTHKAIAIAGALALEASPPGLFATLVGSILPDLADRTFAMGNKQQWRRIHRQTSHWMGWYLLLMILGLMNFPLKHFALSPIANQLFSEIMLWVGFGGITHVLLDSLTPMGIPMWPFGSKKRIGLSLISTGSVGELVFLIISISCIISQYNWSKMLSK is encoded by the coding sequence ATGAAATGGTTTACACATAAAGCTATTGCTATTGCAGGGGCTTTAGCTCTTGAAGCTTCGCCTCCTGGACTTTTTGCTACACTTGTAGGAAGTATCTTACCTGATCTTGCAGATAGGACCTTTGCTATGGGGAACAAACAGCAATGGAGACGTATACACAGACAGACCTCACATTGGATGGGATGGTATCTACTCTTAATGATTTTAGGACTAATGAATTTTCCATTAAAACATTTTGCATTATCACCAATAGCAAATCAACTTTTTTCAGAAATAATGTTATGGGTTGGGTTTGGAGGTATTACGCATGTTCTTCTAGATAGCCTCACCCCTATGGGTATCCCCATGTGGCCATTTGGTAGTAAAAAGCGTATTGGGCTTAGCCTTATATCAACTGGCAGTGTTGGTGAGCTTGTATTTCTTATTATTTCAATTAGTTGTATTATATCACAGTATAATTGGTCAAAAATGTTATCCAAATAA
- the ispE gene encoding 4-(cytidine 5'-diphospho)-2-C-methyl-D-erythritol kinase, with the protein MIYSHLSSTSCTITTGCKVNLNLYITGILPNGWHKIDSIFLPLSEPHDELHIEITNHNQGLHLSCNILDIELENNILTKTYTLFTKATHFTPSISIYLKKGIPYGAGLGGGSSDAAALLTWLQKNSPLPLSPSKLLKLAAEIGADVPFFLKNKPCRATGIGEKLEEISLSNLNISGNTLFIICPNLKISTPYAYKMWDDYNKKQIATSSRYNNNLTKKYSWDRSSPSTHLSDYLWMKNDFEPVIFSEYTELSVFKEQLLQFGARAAVLSGSGSSIYGLFKEYNQTSIMTEFYKKKNILTFSQLLQ; encoded by the coding sequence ATGATTTATTCTCACCTTTCTAGTACCAGTTGTACGATTACTACTGGATGTAAAGTAAATCTTAATCTATATATTACAGGAATTCTTCCTAATGGTTGGCATAAAATAGACTCTATTTTTCTACCACTATCTGAACCTCATGATGAACTTCATATTGAAATAACTAATCATAACCAAGGGCTTCATCTTTCCTGCAATATTCTTGATATTGAGTTAGAGAATAATATTCTGACAAAAACTTATACCCTTTTTACTAAGGCTACACATTTTACCCCTTCTATTTCTATATATTTAAAAAAAGGGATCCCTTATGGAGCTGGTCTTGGTGGTGGTAGCTCAGATGCTGCTGCATTACTAACTTGGTTACAAAAAAATAGTCCACTTCCCTTATCTCCATCAAAACTACTAAAACTTGCTGCTGAGATTGGTGCAGATGTCCCATTTTTTCTTAAAAATAAACCTTGTCGAGCTACTGGCATTGGAGAGAAGTTAGAAGAAATCTCTCTTTCTAACCTTAATATTTCAGGCAATACGCTTTTTATTATTTGTCCAAACCTAAAAATTTCAACCCCATATGCATATAAAATGTGGGATGATTATAATAAAAAACAGATAGCTACCTCCTCACGTTATAACAATAACTTGACAAAAAAATACTCTTGGGATAGAAGCTCACCATCCACCCATCTGTCAGACTACTTGTGGATGAAAAATGATTTTGAGCCAGTTATCTTTTCTGAATACACAGAATTAAGTGTATTCAAAGAACAACTCCTTCAGTTTGGAGCGCGAGCTGCTGTACTAAGTGGTAGTGGATCATCAATATATGGCTTATTTAAAGAATATAACCAGACGTCAATTATGACTGAGTTTTATAAGAAAAAAAATATTTTAACATTCAGTCAGTTATTGCAGTAG
- a CDS encoding ribose-phosphate diphosphokinase, with protein MYGELKILSGTANLPLAHAICNNLGCPLTPSLCETFSDGETRIEINSSVRGGDVFVIQPTCDPVNYNLMQLCLMLDALKRASATRITAVIPYYGYARQDRKVNPRAPISAKLVADFLSTAGANRIVTVDLHAGQIQGFFNCPVDNLFASKALLEPFFSMKDEIVVVSPDAGGVERARAFAKKIEAPLAIIDKRRDNPNQAIATSVIGDVKNRIAILVDDIIDTAGTITAAAELLLRAGAREVNATATHGVLSGPAIENLNRSVFTKVLVTDTIPIQDKNKECSKIHVISVAGLLATAIYNIHNSSSVSVLF; from the coding sequence ATGTATGGTGAGTTAAAAATTCTTTCAGGAACAGCAAACCTTCCTCTTGCACATGCTATTTGTAACAACTTAGGATGTCCCCTCACACCATCGCTCTGTGAAACATTTAGTGATGGAGAAACTCGAATTGAAATTAATAGTAGTGTCCGTGGTGGTGATGTATTTGTCATTCAACCTACATGTGATCCAGTCAACTATAATTTAATGCAATTATGTCTTATGCTTGATGCGCTTAAAAGAGCAAGCGCAACCCGTATCACAGCAGTAATACCCTATTATGGGTATGCCAGACAAGATAGAAAAGTTAATCCACGTGCACCAATAAGTGCAAAGTTAGTAGCTGACTTCCTTTCTACTGCAGGTGCAAATCGTATTGTGACAGTAGATCTTCATGCAGGTCAAATTCAAGGTTTTTTTAACTGCCCTGTAGATAACCTCTTTGCATCAAAAGCATTATTAGAGCCTTTCTTTAGTATGAAAGATGAAATTGTTGTTGTATCCCCAGATGCTGGAGGTGTCGAAAGAGCACGTGCTTTTGCTAAAAAAATCGAAGCTCCCCTTGCTATCATTGATAAACGACGAGATAATCCAAATCAAGCTATTGCCACCAGTGTAATTGGAGATGTAAAAAATCGTATTGCAATACTTGTAGATGATATTATTGATACTGCAGGAACTATAACTGCTGCGGCTGAACTCCTTCTTCGTGCTGGAGCACGTGAGGTAAACGCAACAGCCACACATGGCGTTCTTTCAGGACCTGCAATTGAAAATCTAAATCGCTCTGTATTTACCAAAGTACTAGTTACAGATACTATCCCAATACAAGATAAAAACAAAGAATGCTCAAAAATACATGTAATTTCAGTAGCAGGTTTATTAGCAACAGCTATTTATAACATTCATAATAGCTCTTCTGTTAGCGTTCTTTTCTAA
- a CDS encoding 50S ribosomal protein L25/general stress protein Ctc, giving the protein MDNLKTLVVQKRLDLGKGPNRRLHKKNLIPGIFYTSSGKNIPIQLPELPFTKIFSEVGRTTVFNLKIESDKENITHPVIIWELQYYPVKNRFMHVDLYGVELNKPIKIVVPLEFTGTAKGTKVGGKLETYREQLTLIANPLDIPSKITLDISDLDIGKSIYVADLKLPEGVKTSYDTNYAIVSVIMPGGNTATEQEG; this is encoded by the coding sequence ATGGATAACTTAAAAACACTTGTAGTTCAAAAACGTTTAGATCTTGGGAAGGGTCCAAATCGCCGTCTACATAAAAAAAACTTAATCCCAGGGATATTCTACACATCTAGTGGTAAAAATATTCCTATACAACTCCCCGAGCTTCCCTTTACCAAAATTTTTAGTGAAGTAGGACGTACTACAGTTTTTAATCTAAAAATTGAAAGTGATAAAGAAAACATCACGCATCCTGTTATTATCTGGGAACTACAGTATTATCCAGTAAAAAATCGTTTTATGCATGTAGACCTTTATGGTGTAGAGCTTAATAAACCTATAAAAATTGTAGTTCCTCTTGAATTCACTGGTACTGCTAAAGGAACAAAAGTTGGAGGAAAACTTGAAACATATAGAGAACAGCTTACCCTTATTGCAAACCCACTTGATATACCCTCAAAAATTACATTAGATATTTCTGATTTAGATATAGGTAAAAGTATATATGTAGCAGATTTAAAACTCCCAGAAGGTGTCAAAACTTCTTATGACACTAACTATGCTATAGTATCTGTAATAATGCCAGGTGGGAATACTGCAACAGAACAAGAAGGATAG
- the pth gene encoding aminoacyl-tRNA hydrolase encodes MSIKGIIAGLGNPGGQYEKTRHNIGFMVINKLITITSASKLSGKKFYCELWKTTTIIDNYLLAKPQTYMNLSGEAIHPLVEWYNITKDNLLVIHDELDLPIGKMKLQQGGGTAGHNGLKSIIHNLGTKDFYRLRIGIGRSPLPSENTVNWVLGHLSMKELTTLNNLFPTIFDALSFFIKDEKETAIRMINSFTLSETVNLS; translated from the coding sequence ATGAGCATTAAAGGGATTATTGCAGGTCTTGGTAACCCTGGAGGACAATATGAAAAGACCCGACATAATATTGGGTTTATGGTTATTAATAAACTTATTACTATAACATCAGCAAGTAAACTTTCTGGCAAAAAATTTTATTGTGAATTATGGAAAACAACAACTATAATAGATAATTATCTATTAGCTAAACCACAAACATATATGAATCTATCAGGAGAAGCTATCCATCCCCTAGTAGAATGGTATAATATAACCAAAGATAACCTTTTAGTTATCCATGACGAACTAGACTTACCTATTGGGAAAATGAAACTTCAACAAGGTGGAGGAACTGCAGGTCATAATGGACTAAAATCTATTATTCATAACTTAGGAACCAAAGATTTTTATCGCCTCCGAATAGGCATTGGTCGTTCTCCTCTTCCCTCTGAAAATACAGTAAACTGGGTCCTTGGCCACCTTTCTATGAAAGAGCTTACTACTCTTAACAATCTCTTCCCTACAATTTTTGATGCACTCTCCTTCTTTATCAAAGATGAGAAAGAGACAGCTATAAGAATGATTAACAGTTTTACTCTTAGTGAAACAGTTAACTTAAGCTAA
- the flgF gene encoding flagellar basal-body rod protein FlgF, translated as MQQAKFSGLFAALSAEHRMNFIANNLANVNTAGYKQDKLAFKDTMIQFAHDQIREPIATVRSKPLFPEPNNAARVRIAVSNTDFAQGSMQFTGNPLDFAITGENGFFRIQSPQGNYLTRNGSFVLDATGQLVTKQGWPVLGDGGPITIPEGTKKISITPDGRIFADDAEVGTIQFVSLDDVKKLEKVGANLYRPKEGLEIIEGNANETGAIINQGFLESSNVNVVEEMVKMIEVNRQFDAYQKVMQTSDSLDREAYSKVGRTSR; from the coding sequence ATGCAACAAGCTAAATTTAGTGGCTTATTTGCTGCATTAAGTGCAGAACACAGGATGAACTTCATTGCCAATAACTTGGCTAATGTAAATACTGCAGGCTATAAACAAGATAAACTTGCATTTAAAGATACAATGATCCAATTTGCTCACGATCAAATTAGAGAACCAATAGCCACTGTTCGCTCAAAACCACTATTCCCTGAGCCAAATAATGCTGCAAGAGTTCGTATTGCTGTTTCTAATACAGACTTTGCCCAAGGAAGCATGCAGTTTACAGGCAATCCATTAGACTTTGCTATTACAGGAGAGAATGGATTTTTCCGGATTCAATCACCTCAAGGAAACTATCTCACCCGTAATGGTTCATTTGTCCTTGATGCAACAGGACAACTAGTTACTAAACAAGGATGGCCTGTATTGGGAGATGGTGGACCAATAACTATACCAGAAGGAACAAAAAAAATCTCTATTACTCCTGACGGTAGAATTTTTGCTGATGATGCAGAAGTTGGAACAATTCAATTTGTTTCTTTAGATGATGTAAAAAAACTTGAAAAAGTTGGCGCAAACTTATATCGCCCAAAAGAAGGGTTAGAAATTATTGAAGGAAATGCTAATGAAACAGGTGCCATTATCAATCAAGGATTTTTAGAGAGCTCAAATGTTAATGTTGTTGAAGAAATGGTCAAAATGATTGAAGTTAATAGACAATTTGATGCCTATCAAAAAGTTATGCAAACTTCTGACTCCCTCGATCGTGAAGCTTATTCAAAAGTAGGTCGTACTAGCCGATAA
- the flgG gene encoding flagellar basal-body rod protein FlgG, with product MMRSLWTAATGMVAQQLNIDVISNNLANTNTSGFKKSRAEFEDLMYQTMKIAGSATDGDNRIPVGIQVGMGVRPTAVHKFFTQGDFQNTGNPLDMAIEGEGFFQVLVGDQLMYTRAGAFKLNQDGTLVTANGYPLQPEFTVPPDAKSVAISERGRITALDANGQEIAAGEIPLYSFVNPAGLDAKGRNLYIPTEASGEAVEGVPGEENLGTIAQGFLEMSNVEVVDEMVQMIVGQRAYEMNSKAIQTSDNMLQTAVQLKRS from the coding sequence ATGATGCGCTCTCTTTGGACAGCTGCTACAGGCATGGTAGCACAACAACTTAATATTGATGTTATATCAAATAACCTTGCCAATACAAATACTTCTGGTTTTAAAAAAAGTCGTGCTGAATTTGAAGATCTTATGTATCAAACTATGAAGATTGCAGGTTCAGCTACAGATGGAGATAATAGGATTCCTGTAGGAATTCAGGTTGGTATGGGAGTTCGCCCTACAGCTGTCCATAAATTTTTTACACAGGGGGACTTCCAAAACACAGGTAATCCTCTAGATATGGCTATTGAAGGCGAAGGGTTTTTCCAAGTATTGGTTGGTGATCAATTAATGTATACAAGAGCAGGTGCTTTTAAACTTAATCAGGATGGGACTCTTGTAACAGCCAATGGATACCCCCTACAACCAGAATTTACAGTTCCTCCTGATGCTAAATCTGTTGCTATTTCTGAAAGAGGTCGTATTACTGCTTTAGACGCAAATGGACAAGAAATCGCTGCTGGAGAAATACCTTTATATAGCTTTGTTAATCCAGCGGGACTGGATGCAAAAGGACGTAATCTCTATATTCCCACAGAAGCATCCGGTGAAGCGGTAGAAGGTGTCCCTGGTGAAGAAAACTTAGGGACTATAGCTCAAGGATTCCTTGAAATGTCTAATGTAGAGGTTGTTGATGAAATGGTACAAATGATTGTAGGACAAAGAGCATATGAAATGAATTCAAAAGCAATCCAAACTTCAGACAACATGCTTCAAACTGCAGTCCAACTTAAACGTAGTTAA
- the flgA gene encoding flagellar basal body P-ring formation chaperone FlgA has product MKYIRLLLFTHCIAFIFHITIAHNCAANSLGSDWRIHIKEASVVHGDMVTLADIAKVYGTPPPGVWEKISSIPLWESPEKPGVPMKINRVRLEKALKETLGEASFFSVIPSNVAIQKGGEILYENQLQDLTQKAIKNVYPMLASHGELSDYRIPAYIFIPQKGQYVEVVLPTISPKRLSLQFVLKDIDGTVLRQYTGTVLLSVWQPVPSVGKPLNRGDYVNPEDVTWINKNIAFLRDDIWDGKGGPWQIKRSIGIGQPIYQSDLEPLAVVRKGDIIKLNYNKGSIRLSVNVEALENGTHGSFIQVRNLQSKKIVHATVVDSNTVEIR; this is encoded by the coding sequence ATGAAATACATTCGTCTTCTATTATTCACACACTGTATTGCTTTTATTTTTCATATAACTATAGCACATAATTGTGCTGCTAACTCTCTTGGATCAGATTGGCGTATTCATATTAAAGAAGCTTCTGTTGTCCATGGGGATATGGTCACCCTTGCTGATATAGCTAAAGTATATGGGACCCCTCCTCCAGGAGTTTGGGAAAAAATTTCTTCCATACCCTTATGGGAATCTCCAGAAAAACCTGGTGTACCAATGAAAATTAACAGGGTTAGGCTAGAAAAAGCATTAAAAGAGACCCTTGGAGAAGCCTCTTTTTTTTCTGTTATACCTTCTAATGTAGCTATACAAAAAGGTGGAGAGATTCTTTATGAGAACCAACTTCAAGACCTTACCCAAAAAGCTATTAAAAACGTATACCCAATGTTAGCTTCTCATGGAGAACTCTCAGATTACCGTATCCCAGCATATATTTTTATTCCTCAAAAAGGTCAATATGTAGAAGTAGTACTACCTACTATTTCTCCTAAGAGATTGTCTCTACAGTTTGTTTTAAAAGATATTGATGGAACTGTATTACGTCAATATACTGGCACTGTGCTTTTAAGCGTTTGGCAGCCTGTCCCTTCAGTTGGGAAACCTCTAAATAGAGGTGATTATGTAAATCCTGAAGATGTTACATGGATTAATAAAAACATTGCCTTTTTAAGAGATGATATATGGGATGGCAAAGGAGGTCCTTGGCAAATTAAAAGATCTATTGGTATTGGACAGCCCATCTATCAATCTGACCTTGAACCTTTAGCTGTTGTACGTAAAGGAGATATTATAAAACTTAATTACAATAAAGGATCAATACGTCTTAGCGTTAATGTTGAAGCCCTTGAAAATGGAACACATGGCTCTTTTATCCAAGTACGAAACTTGCAAAGTAAAAAAATAGTTCATGCTACTGTTGTAGATTCTAATACAGTAGAAATACGCTAA
- a CDS encoding flagellar basal body L-ring protein FlgH, translating to MKKLLFTSGCILILTGCSAPNKTPVVAPPITPPPAYVEPEDSYSNPGSLYSSAESDGLFADTRARRVGDIVMVKIVENNTAKNKADTTADKKTANTYGIDAFFGRQYIGGGSTKIPVGSVAFDTTSESGTTSTGETKREGAINGTIAARVLRVMPGGLLEIEGVRETRVNNETQYIVITGLIRPMDIEPDNSIMSNRISDAKIAYYGQGVLSEKQKPGWFTRFMDTLWPF from the coding sequence ATGAAAAAATTACTCTTTACTTCAGGCTGTATTCTTATTTTAACAGGTTGTTCTGCTCCAAACAAAACTCCTGTTGTTGCTCCTCCTATAACACCTCCTCCAGCATATGTAGAACCTGAAGACTCCTATAGTAATCCTGGCTCTCTTTACTCATCTGCTGAATCTGATGGTCTTTTTGCTGATACTCGTGCTCGACGTGTAGGTGATATTGTTATGGTAAAAATTGTAGAAAATAATACTGCTAAAAATAAAGCAGATACAACAGCTGATAAAAAAACTGCAAATACATACGGAATTGATGCGTTTTTTGGTAGACAATATATTGGTGGAGGATCAACAAAAATTCCTGTAGGTAGTGTTGCTTTTGATACAACCTCTGAAAGTGGAACCACTAGTACAGGAGAAACAAAACGTGAAGGAGCTATAAATGGAACAATTGCTGCTCGTGTATTACGAGTTATGCCAGGTGGATTATTAGAAATAGAAGGCGTCCGTGAAACACGTGTAAATAATGAAACACAGTATATTGTTATCACAGGACTTATACGACCAATGGATATAGAGCCAGACAACTCCATTATGTCAAATAGAATCTCTGATGCAAAAATTGCTTATTATGGTCAAGGTGTTCTTTCCGAGAAACAAAAACCTGGTTGGTTTACACGCTTTATGGATACCCTCTGGCCTTTCTAG
- a CDS encoding flagellar basal body P-ring protein FlgI: MLSSIIRPTKNCLLHFIIRSSYLTLLFIAVFHNPAQSVRIKDIATFSGVRNNQLIGYGLVIGLAGTGDKRDSPFTASSMTNMLERMGVAVDANKIKPKNVAAVMVTANMPVSARPGTELDVTVSSVGDAKSLQGGVLLQTPLKGVDGKVYALAQGSLIIGGYSAEGTAASVQKNSTTVGSIPGGGIVEKGIPFDFNTQQNLTLNMNSNDFSTTMQVVNRLNATMGGNFASAIDAGTVRIDIPPAYKGNLVPLIASIENLEINPESVAKVVVDEKTGTIVLGREVRLSRVAVAHGNLQVVIQESAQVSQPGPFSQGQTVITPETNLTLQEETKRLNLLEGASLQELVDGLNAIGATPRDMISILRALKAAGSLHAQLEVL; this comes from the coding sequence ATGTTATCTTCTATTATCAGACCTACTAAAAATTGCCTACTACACTTTATTATACGTTCTTCCTATCTTACATTATTATTTATTGCTGTATTTCATAATCCAGCACAATCTGTTCGGATTAAAGATATTGCAACATTCTCTGGTGTCCGTAACAACCAACTTATTGGATATGGTCTTGTTATTGGACTCGCTGGGACTGGAGATAAAAGAGACTCACCTTTTACAGCAAGCTCAATGACAAATATGCTTGAACGTATGGGAGTTGCTGTCGATGCTAACAAAATTAAGCCTAAAAATGTAGCAGCTGTTATGGTTACTGCAAATATGCCTGTATCCGCAAGACCTGGGACAGAGCTTGATGTTACAGTTTCCAGTGTGGGTGATGCAAAAAGCCTTCAAGGAGGTGTATTATTACAAACTCCACTAAAAGGTGTTGATGGAAAAGTCTATGCTCTTGCACAAGGTTCACTTATCATTGGAGGATACTCTGCTGAAGGAACTGCAGCTAGCGTTCAAAAAAACTCAACAACTGTAGGCTCTATCCCTGGAGGAGGTATTGTTGAAAAAGGTATTCCTTTTGACTTTAATACTCAACAAAATCTAACACTTAATATGAATAGCAACGACTTTTCTACTACAATGCAAGTAGTAAACCGTTTAAATGCTACTATGGGAGGGAATTTTGCCTCAGCAATAGATGCAGGAACTGTTCGTATTGATATTCCGCCAGCTTATAAAGGAAATCTTGTTCCATTAATTGCTTCTATAGAAAATTTAGAAATTAATCCTGAATCTGTGGCAAAAGTTGTAGTTGATGAAAAAACAGGGACTATTGTTCTTGGACGTGAAGTGCGATTATCACGTGTAGCTGTAGCACATGGTAATCTCCAAGTTGTTATCCAAGAAAGCGCCCAAGTTTCTCAACCTGGACCCTTCAGCCAAGGACAAACAGTTATAACACCTGAAACTAATCTTACCTTACAAGAAGAAACTAAAAGGCTCAATTTGTTAGAAGGAGCCTCTCTACAAGAACTTGTTGATGGACTTAATGCTATTGGTGCTACACCACGTGATATGATTTCTATCTTACGTGCATTGAAAGCCGCAGGTTCTCTCCATGCACAACTGGAGGTTCTATAA
- a CDS encoding rod-binding protein: protein MINPIDPSLAQNSAEEQNLKEIKRKADKEIQNLDPNAAAAKEKKLREAAEGFEAIFIQQMWQSMRASLPKEGIMHSREEQFWQGMYDQELGKSMASAGGIGLADMMMAQLSKKLENASEVTAESMHRTPLDIKPVPLIEEKAPQELKPTNKKLEHIYNGELSQHNSSIKNNTKPSTTTNTLTPVEEALNEFSKQIKTPSSTPTENITSSDSNTKPPIISNTVTIPKN from the coding sequence ATGATTAATCCTATTGATCCTTCTTTAGCTCAAAATTCAGCTGAAGAACAAAACTTAAAAGAAATAAAACGTAAAGCAGATAAAGAAATACAAAATCTTGATCCAAATGCTGCTGCAGCTAAAGAAAAAAAACTTCGTGAAGCTGCAGAAGGATTTGAAGCTATCTTTATTCAACAAATGTGGCAAAGTATGCGTGCAAGCCTTCCTAAAGAAGGTATAATGCATAGTCGTGAAGAACAATTTTGGCAAGGGATGTACGATCAAGAGTTAGGCAAAAGTATGGCTTCAGCTGGAGGGATTGGACTTGCTGATATGATGATGGCTCAACTATCTAAAAAATTAGAAAATGCTAGTGAAGTTACAGCAGAAAGTATGCATCGAACACCACTAGATATAAAACCAGTTCCACTTATTGAAGAAAAAGCACCTCAAGAACTAAAACCTACTAATAAAAAACTAGAACATATCTATAATGGCGAATTAAGCCAACATAACTCTTCTATAAAAAATAATACAAAACCTTCTACAACTACTAACACACTTACACCTGTTGAAGAAGCTCTAAATGAATTTTCTAAGCAAATAAAAACACCTTCTTCAACACCTACAGAAAATATAACATCTTCAGACTCAAATACAAAACCTCCTATTATATCTAATACAGTTACTATCCCAAAAAATTAA
- a CDS encoding flagellar protein FlgN, producing MYMIIHGSLDRQKKGLALLQELLNEEFSLLMDRKTEEIMALEFSIHSLLRQLAGEKIFIQKRLNGGKLLDYAELLSDPEQTKAIKQLWQNIDTLEQDCSRQASLNAELSLALLDQSKNLLSFLHKNVQPQETLSTYGRSGTYNHHSRPEGTLLSGRL from the coding sequence ATGTATATGATCATACATGGCAGTCTTGATCGACAAAAAAAAGGACTTGCTCTATTACAAGAGTTATTAAATGAAGAATTTTCTTTATTAATGGATAGAAAGACAGAAGAAATTATGGCATTAGAATTTTCTATCCACTCTTTATTACGTCAGCTTGCTGGAGAAAAGATTTTTATACAGAAACGGCTTAATGGAGGCAAACTTCTTGACTATGCAGAACTATTATCAGACCCTGAACAAACTAAAGCCATTAAGCAGTTATGGCAAAATATTGACACACTTGAACAAGATTGTTCCCGTCAGGCCTCACTAAATGCAGAACTTTCACTTGCATTGCTTGATCAAAGTAAAAATTTACTTTCTTTCTTGCATAAAAATGTTCAACCTCAAGAAACTCTATCTACATATGGACGATCAGGAACCTATAATCACCATTCACGTCCTGAGGGCACCCTTCTTTCTGGGAGATTGTAA